A genomic window from Vigna radiata var. radiata cultivar VC1973A chromosome 2, Vradiata_ver6, whole genome shotgun sequence includes:
- the LOC106756384 gene encoding telomere repeat-binding protein 5 isoform X2 — protein MVLQKRIEYGFNGYQAPAMPRASRSVRRRAVFQRAEDKQKCSFDLLATVAGKLLQERENAAISSDTLSNKDQCRFVKDCHDANKPSKSELSEDGNCDKKSLNEFPRPSIEDHAKIASIVTSSSCLERFVAKKLVDGNSHIKMENVTSEVKLDSSGYPKESQFKLDGNTGKGKDAMHELEKIPIGSGIEMYSFRDPPDENPPALISLGGSAKLSGYNDRIPRSLLSKGCDNVPVVSRDDDENSSGCTHPINTKTKAFRPKNCIDDSGISKRLASNFQKVAQKPKHDTLSNRDGIWKKTYHNQRKCNKSQISQMNIPFKKRKLFNYKSVSNSSGFTRSGGIYYSPKNCSNPDACDSLPGMHRDPGIPSLEACQHQMLCRIGSHGMRRLREQLFMYSLTCSVSSKRFLHRTVMDAVTAVLGGELHIGVFLQGKKVRDDSKTLLQTGISHHNQFDALGFTLEPNSSQSLPIVCAAHSPCPGADVTPPVLRCPSSPAVIHQSIQGNSDTLPEHQVTSFGSQFESDNDSAPYPANTSVDKGMEDSKELVTVLEKGREELAMVSVPQKPRRSEMVQRRIRRPFSVDEVEALVQAVEKLGTGRWRDVKLCAFDNAKHRTYVDLKDKWKTLVHTARISPQQRRGEPVPQELLDRVLVAHAYWSHQQNKQQQKQQQQTETVFSFNRKGQGLSSASGHVDDSVLVSDFCC, from the exons ATGGTCTTACAGAAGAGGATAGAGTACGGATTTAATGGCTACCAGGCTCCTGCCATGCCCCGAGCTTCTCGCTCAGTTAGG AGGAGGGCTGTATTTCAAAGAGCGGAAGATAAGCAAAAGTGTTCATTTGACTTATTGGCCACCGTAGCTGGTAAACTATTACAAGAGAGAGAGAATGCAGCCATTTCTAGTGATACATTATCAAATAAGGATCAGTGTAGATTTGTCAAAGATTGCCATGATGCAAATAAACCATCCAAATCCGAGCTTTCTGAGGACGGAAATTGTGACAAAAAAAGTTTGAATGAATTCCCACGTCCTTCAATTGAAGACCATGCTAAGATTGCTTCTATAGTAACAAGTTCTAGTTGCTTAGAGAGGTTCGTTGCAAAAAAATTGGTGGATGGAAATAGCCATATCAAAATGGAAAATGTTACTAGCGAAGTCAAATTAGACTCTTCGGGTTATCCAAAGGAAAGTCAGTTCAAGTTAGATGGCAATACGGGTAAAGGAAAGGATGCGATGCATGAGTTGGAGAAGATACCCATTGGCAGTGGAATTGAGATGTACAGTTTTCGGGATCCGCCGGATGAAAATCCTCCTGCGTTGATCAGTTTAGGTGGCAGTGCCAAGTTGTCTGGGTATAATGATAGGATTCCCCGTAGCTTGTTGTCCAAAGGTTGTGACAATGTACCAGTAGTTAGTAGAGATGATGACGAAAACTCTTCTGGGTGTACTCACCCTATTAATACTAAAACCAAGGCTTTTAGGCCAAAGAATTGTATAGATGATAGTGGAATAAGTAAAAGACTGGCTTCTAACTTTCAGAAAGTTGCTCAAAAGCCGAAGCATGACACACTTTCTAACCGTG ATGgaatttggaagaaaacttaCCACAATCAGAGGAAGTGCAATAAAAGCCAAATTTCTCAGATGAATATTCCTTTCAAAAAGAGGAAGCTTTTTAATTATAAGTCTGTCTCAAATTCTAGTGGATTTACCAGAAGTGGTGGAATTTATTATTCACCGAAGAATTGTAGTAATCCGGATGCTTGTGACTCACTTCCTGGGATGCACAGAG ACCCTGGAATTCCATCCTTGGAAGCATGTCAACACCAGATGTTATGTCGAATAGGTTCTCATGGTATGAGAAGATTGAGGGAGCAGTTGTTTATGTATTCTTTGACTTGTTCAGTATCTTCAAAGCGGTTCTTACAT AGGACAGTAATGGATGCAGTGACTGCTGTACTCGGAGGTGAATTGCATATTGGTGTTTTTCTCCAGGGAAAGAAAGTTAGGGATGATAGTAAAACACTACTTCAAACTGGAATTTCTCATCATAACCAGTTTGATGCTTTGGGTTTTACCCTGGAGCCTAATTCTTCACAAAGCCTACCGATTGTATGTGCTGCACATTCTCCCTGTCCCGGTGCTGACGTAACTCCGCCTGTATTAAG gTGTCCTTCTAGTCCAGCTGTAATTCATCAGAGCATTCAAGGCAATTCTGACACGTTACCTGAGCATCAAGTAACAAGTTTTGGTAGccaatttgaaagtgataatgATTCGGCACCTTATCCTGCTAACACTTCTGTTGACAAAGGTATGGAAGATTCCAAAGAATTGGTTACTGTTCTTGAAAAGGGTAGGGAGGAACTAGCTATGGTATCTGTACCCCAGAAGCCAAGGCGATCAGAAATGGTACAGCGCCGAATCCGTAGGCCTTTCTCTGTAGATGAAGTAGAAGCACTGGTTCAAGCAGTTGAAAAACTAGGAACCGGAAG GTGGCGTGATGTTAAGCTTTGTGCTTTCGATAATGCTAAGCATCGGACATatgtggatttgaag GATAAATGGAAAACACTAGTGCACACGGCAAGAATATCCCCTCAGCAAAGAAGGGGTGAACCTGTTCCCCAAGAACTTTTGGACAGGGTTCTAGTGGCCCACGCATATTGGTCCCATCAGCAGAATAAGCAGCAGCAGAAGCAGCAGCAGCAAACTGAAACCGTCTTCTCCTTCAATCGTAAGGGGCAAGGGTTGTCATCAGCCAGTGGCCATGTGGATGACAGTGTTTTGGTTTCTGACTTTTGTTGTTAG
- the LOC106755948 gene encoding scarecrow-like protein 14, translated as MDPRFEFNFINGFKPNQVPDTVVVEDQFLVPVNGMMRPFEFGFRDNSLVLPPDPNVAQNHVSFATDEESPLDEIDFSATVLRYINQMLMEEDLEAKSCMFHDSLALQAAEKSFYEAIGETHPSSIKTYHNVDSPEDSGFSDYGSSGTATSNGNSIESHWGNFDLTDYKPSILQTTFPTDFVFQASSIQSSMNTTNNFSVTDSGFLHSSTAAGCLDPTLFSKSESVLQFERGVEEANKFLPKVNPLVVDLENPSLRKVPPIQEEIKAERDEIFAEFRGRKNHGREDEESDSQDGRSNKQSAVYIDDSEISELLDKVLLGNGCRKEPAPLCICFADLPNGASSSSQKKLEETNKSGGGKSRVKKQGNTKGVVDLRTLLILCAQAVSSDDRVSANELLKQIRQHTSPLGEGTQRLAHCFANALEARLAGTGTQIYTALSYKRTSAADMVKAYQMYISACPFKKLSIIFANHTILQLAMEVESLHIIDFGIRYGFQWPALIYRLSKRVGGPPKLRITGIELPQPGFRPAERVQQTGLRLARYCDRFKVPFEFNAIAQKWETIRVEDLKIKENELLAVNSMFRFQNLLDETVVLNSPRDAVLSLIRKANPTIFIHGTVNGSYNAPFFVTRFREALFHYSTLFDVLDTNVSREDPMRLMFEKEFFGRRVMNALACEGCERVERPETYKQWQVRNTRAGFRQLPLDKHLINKLRSKLKDIYHSDFMLLEDANFMLQGWKGRVVYASSCWVPA; from the coding sequence ATGGATCCACGTTTCGAGTTCAATTTCATCAACGGTTTTAAACCTAACCAAGTGCCCGACACGGTGGTTGTAGAGGATCAGTTCCTTGTCCCTGTTAATGGGATGATGAGACCCTTTGAGTTTGGATTCAGGGATAACTCGTTAGTTCTTCCACCTGATCCAAACGTTGCACAGAACCATGTTTCATTTGCCACCGACGAGGAGTCTCCACTGGACGAGATTGATTTTTCTGCTACTGTCTTACGCTACATAAACCAAATGCTTATGGAAGAGGACTTGGAGGCGAAGTCGTGTATGTTTCATGATTCCTTGGCTCTCCAAGCTGCTGAGAAATCATTCTATGAGGCCATTGGTGAGACACACCCTTCTTCAATAAAAACCTATCACAACGTGGACAGCCCTGAGGACAGTGGTTTCAGTGATTATGGCAGCAGTGGTACAGCCACTAGCAATGGTAACTCGATTGAGTCCCATTGGGGTAACTTTGATCTTACTGACTATAAGCCTTCCATACTGCAAACCACTTTTCCCACTGACTTTGTTTTCCAGGCCAGTTCGATCCAATCTTCTATGAACACCACAAACAACTTCAGTGTTACCGATAGTGGATTCTTGCATAGTTCCACTGCGGCTGGATGTTTGGATCCAACCTTGTTTAGCAAGAGTGAATCTGTTCTGCAATTTGAGAGGGGTGTGGAGGAAGCCAATAAGTTCCTACCTAAAGTGAATCCTTTGGTTGTTGACTTGGAGAACCCCTCTTTGAGGAAGGTTCCACCTATCCAAGAGGAAATTAAGGCAGAGAGAGATGAAATTTTTGCTGAGTTCAGAGGAAGGAAGAATCACGGGCGGGAAGATGAAGAATCAGATTCGCAAGATGGGAGAAGCAACAAGCAGTCTGCTGTGTACATTGATGACAGTGAGATATCAGAATTGCTTGATAAGGTTCTGCTTGGCAATGGATGCAGAAAGGAGCCAGCTCCTTTGTGTATTTGTTTCGCAGACCTTCCTAATGGAGCATCCTCGAGTTCAcagaaaaaattagaagaaacaAACAAGTCTGGTGGTGGGAAGAGCCGTGTTAAGAAGCAAGGCAACACAAAAGGAGTTGTGGATCTGAGGACATTGTTGATTCTATGTGCACAAGCTGTTTCTTCTGATGATCGTGTGTCTGCTAATGAATTGCTGAAGCAGATAAGGCAACATACTTCTCCGCTGGGTGAGGGGACTCAGAGGCTGGCCCATTGCTTTGCAAATGCTCTTGAAGCACGCTTGGCTGGGACAGGCACTCAGATTTATACTGCTTTATCATACAAAAGAACCTCTGCAGCAGACATGGTGAAAGCTTACCAAATGTATATTTCGGCTTGTCCATTCAAGAAGCTATCAATCATTTTTGCAAACCATACAATTTTGCAGCTAGCCATGGAAGTTGAATCTCTTCACATTATAGACTTTGGCATCCGTTATGGCTTCCAGTGGCCAGCTCTTATTTATCGTCTATCAAAACGAGTTGGTGGGCCTCCCAAGCTGCGGATAACAGGGATAGAACTCCCACAACCTGGTTTCAGGCCAGCAGAGAGAGTCCAGCAGACGGGACTTCGCCTTGCAAGATACTGTGATCGCTTTAAAGTTCCATTCGAGTTCAATGCCATTGCACAGAAATGGGAAACCATCAGAGTTGAGGACttgaagataaaggaaaatgAACTTCTTGCAGTGAATTCTATGTTTAGATTTCAGAATCTACTTGATGAGACAGTTGTGTTAAATAGTCCCCGGGATGCTGTTTTAAGTTTAATAAGGAAGGCAAATCCCACTATCTTTATACACGGTACTGTCAATGGGAGCTACAATGCTCCATTCTTTGTAACACGGTTCCGGGAGGCCCTTTTCCACTATTCTACTTTGTTTGATGTGCTTGATACTAATGTGAGTCGTGAAGATCCAATGAGGTTGATGTTTGAGAAAGAGTTCTTTGGTCGGAGGGTAATGAATGCTTTAGCTTGTGAGGGTTGTGAGAGGGTTGAGAGGCCCGAGACATACAAGCAATGGCAGGTTAGGAACACGAGAGCTGGATTTAGGCAACTGCCCTTGGATAAACATCTCATCAACAAATTAAGATCCAAGTTGAAAGATATTTACCACAGTGATTTCATGCTTCTTGAAGATGCCAACTTTATGCTGCAAGGTTGGAAGGGCAGAGTAGTTTATGCTTCATCTTGTTGGGTGCCTGCATAG
- the LOC106756384 gene encoding telomere repeat-binding protein 5 isoform X1 gives MVLQKRIEYGFNGYQAPAMPRASRSVRRRAVFQRAEDKQKCSFDLLATVAGKLLQERENAAISSDTLSNKDQCRFVKDCHDANKPSKSELSEDGNCDKKSLNEFPRPSIEDHAKIASIVTSSSCLERFVAKKLVDGNSHIKMENVTSEVKLDSSGYPKESQFKLDGNTGKGKDAMHELEKIPIGSGIEMYSFRDPPDENPPALISLGGSAKLSGYNDRIPRSLLSKGCDNVPVVSRDDDENSSGCTHPINTKTKAFRPKNCIDDSGISKRLASNFQKVAQKPKHDTLSNRDGIWKKTYHNQRKCNKSQISQMNIPFKKRKLFNYKSVSNSSGFTRSGGIYYSPKNCSNPDACDSLPGMHRDPGIPSLEACQHQMLCRIGSHVKLRIKSFRVPELFIEVPETATIGSLKRTVMDAVTAVLGGELHIGVFLQGKKVRDDSKTLLQTGISHHNQFDALGFTLEPNSSQSLPIVCAAHSPCPGADVTPPVLRCPSSPAVIHQSIQGNSDTLPEHQVTSFGSQFESDNDSAPYPANTSVDKGMEDSKELVTVLEKGREELAMVSVPQKPRRSEMVQRRIRRPFSVDEVEALVQAVEKLGTGRWRDVKLCAFDNAKHRTYVDLKDKWKTLVHTARISPQQRRGEPVPQELLDRVLVAHAYWSHQQNKQQQKQQQQTETVFSFNRKGQGLSSASGHVDDSVLVSDFCC, from the exons ATGGTCTTACAGAAGAGGATAGAGTACGGATTTAATGGCTACCAGGCTCCTGCCATGCCCCGAGCTTCTCGCTCAGTTAGG AGGAGGGCTGTATTTCAAAGAGCGGAAGATAAGCAAAAGTGTTCATTTGACTTATTGGCCACCGTAGCTGGTAAACTATTACAAGAGAGAGAGAATGCAGCCATTTCTAGTGATACATTATCAAATAAGGATCAGTGTAGATTTGTCAAAGATTGCCATGATGCAAATAAACCATCCAAATCCGAGCTTTCTGAGGACGGAAATTGTGACAAAAAAAGTTTGAATGAATTCCCACGTCCTTCAATTGAAGACCATGCTAAGATTGCTTCTATAGTAACAAGTTCTAGTTGCTTAGAGAGGTTCGTTGCAAAAAAATTGGTGGATGGAAATAGCCATATCAAAATGGAAAATGTTACTAGCGAAGTCAAATTAGACTCTTCGGGTTATCCAAAGGAAAGTCAGTTCAAGTTAGATGGCAATACGGGTAAAGGAAAGGATGCGATGCATGAGTTGGAGAAGATACCCATTGGCAGTGGAATTGAGATGTACAGTTTTCGGGATCCGCCGGATGAAAATCCTCCTGCGTTGATCAGTTTAGGTGGCAGTGCCAAGTTGTCTGGGTATAATGATAGGATTCCCCGTAGCTTGTTGTCCAAAGGTTGTGACAATGTACCAGTAGTTAGTAGAGATGATGACGAAAACTCTTCTGGGTGTACTCACCCTATTAATACTAAAACCAAGGCTTTTAGGCCAAAGAATTGTATAGATGATAGTGGAATAAGTAAAAGACTGGCTTCTAACTTTCAGAAAGTTGCTCAAAAGCCGAAGCATGACACACTTTCTAACCGTG ATGgaatttggaagaaaacttaCCACAATCAGAGGAAGTGCAATAAAAGCCAAATTTCTCAGATGAATATTCCTTTCAAAAAGAGGAAGCTTTTTAATTATAAGTCTGTCTCAAATTCTAGTGGATTTACCAGAAGTGGTGGAATTTATTATTCACCGAAGAATTGTAGTAATCCGGATGCTTGTGACTCACTTCCTGGGATGCACAGAG ACCCTGGAATTCCATCCTTGGAAGCATGTCAACACCAGATGTTATGTCGAATAGGTTCTCATG TGAAGCTTAGGATCAAGTCATTTAGAGTGCCAGAGCTTTTTATAGAGGTTCCAGAAACTGCAACAATTGGGTCCTTGAAG AGGACAGTAATGGATGCAGTGACTGCTGTACTCGGAGGTGAATTGCATATTGGTGTTTTTCTCCAGGGAAAGAAAGTTAGGGATGATAGTAAAACACTACTTCAAACTGGAATTTCTCATCATAACCAGTTTGATGCTTTGGGTTTTACCCTGGAGCCTAATTCTTCACAAAGCCTACCGATTGTATGTGCTGCACATTCTCCCTGTCCCGGTGCTGACGTAACTCCGCCTGTATTAAG gTGTCCTTCTAGTCCAGCTGTAATTCATCAGAGCATTCAAGGCAATTCTGACACGTTACCTGAGCATCAAGTAACAAGTTTTGGTAGccaatttgaaagtgataatgATTCGGCACCTTATCCTGCTAACACTTCTGTTGACAAAGGTATGGAAGATTCCAAAGAATTGGTTACTGTTCTTGAAAAGGGTAGGGAGGAACTAGCTATGGTATCTGTACCCCAGAAGCCAAGGCGATCAGAAATGGTACAGCGCCGAATCCGTAGGCCTTTCTCTGTAGATGAAGTAGAAGCACTGGTTCAAGCAGTTGAAAAACTAGGAACCGGAAG GTGGCGTGATGTTAAGCTTTGTGCTTTCGATAATGCTAAGCATCGGACATatgtggatttgaag GATAAATGGAAAACACTAGTGCACACGGCAAGAATATCCCCTCAGCAAAGAAGGGGTGAACCTGTTCCCCAAGAACTTTTGGACAGGGTTCTAGTGGCCCACGCATATTGGTCCCATCAGCAGAATAAGCAGCAGCAGAAGCAGCAGCAGCAAACTGAAACCGTCTTCTCCTTCAATCGTAAGGGGCAAGGGTTGTCATCAGCCAGTGGCCATGTGGATGACAGTGTTTTGGTTTCTGACTTTTGTTGTTAG